GGCGTAGGTTCGATGCCCTGCTCCTCGCGCCACCAGTTCACAATACCGCGAACCGCATTCAGGAAATTCAAAAACCGCTGCGGCAGCGTCAAAAAGCTCCACTGCATCCGGTCTGCCGTTTCCACATCCGCCACCGCATCGAAAGCCGATGACAGCGTTTCTAGGCGACTGCCCATCGCCATCAGTTCTTGCTCCATTCCTCGCAGCAGCTCTTGGCTCGAAGCAGCAAGCTGCTGTTTTTCCTGCGCTAGCTTCTGGATAGACACTTGCAGCTTGGCAACATCTGCTCTGAGTTGCAGCGACGTTTGCTTATGCTCCTCGTTGCGGCGAAGCAGTTGCCCCCGGCTGCGATTAGTAAAAACTAGGCACTCTCGCATTTCCAGGTAGGTGCGCTCTAGCTCTGCCCGCTGAAGTTGGGACACGTCTCTGGGGAAATCGGTCGCCGGGCGAAAGCGGTCGGGCGTGCGGCTGGCGGTCTGCTCGGACGAAATTTGGTGAGAAGGGTCAGAAAAAGCCATAGCTCGGAGGTTCACTATCTATCCTGATCTTGGCTCAGAATGCCCAGAACAGGGGACAACTGCACTGGTTTTACATAAAAGCTTCATGAAATAGGCTGTCTCTGCCTAAATTTCATCCCATTTGGGGCATTTGAGGACGATCTGAGGAATGTTTGGGTGAGGAATGTTTTGAGAGAGAAATTCTCCGGTTCTGACAAAAACCCAGAGTTCTCTCTAAGGTTGACCCAAAATCTAATACTGATTCGCCTTGAAAAAATTGGTGTGTGCAAGTCGAAAAGTTTAGTAAAATAACTTTACAAGACCAATAGGTATTTATTCTCATTACATTCGCTTCATCGCCATGACCGACTTTCCCTGGTTAACCTCCATCGTTCTGCTGCCCCTGGCGGCTGCGCTCCTAATTCCCTTGCTGCCGGACAAAGACGGCAGAATTGTCCGTTGGTACGCCCTCGCTGTGGGGTTGGCGGACTTTGTGCTGATGTGTTTCGCCTTCTGGACTCACTATGACCCCACTGTCGCAGACTTTCAGATGGTGGAAACCTTCCGGTGGATGTCGCAGCTTGGGCTAAGCTGGACGGTTTCGGTGGATGGCTTGTCGGTGCCGCTGGTGCTGCTGGCTGGCTTTGTGACCACGCTGTCGATGTTTGCCGCTTGGGGTGTCGATCGGCGACCGCGCCTGTTCTACGCGCTGATGCTGGTGCTATACGCGGCGCAGGTGGGCGTGTTTGTTGCTCAGGATCTCCTGCTGTTTTTCATCATGTGGGAAGTGGAGCTAATTCCCGTGTACCTGCTGGTGTGCATCTGGGGCGGGCAAAACCGTCGCTACGCGGCGATGAAGTTTCTAATGTACACGGCGATCGCCTCTATCTTTATTCTAGTGGCCGGTCTGGCGATGGCTTTCTCCGGCGACACTACTACGTTTGACATTGCCGCCCTCCGCCTCAAGGACTTCTCCCTGCCAATGGAACTGCTGCTCTACGCAGGGCTGCTAATCTCCTTCGGCGTTAAGCTGGCCATCTTCCCGATGCACACCTGGCTCCCCGATGCTCACGGCGAAGCTTCCTCCCCAGTATCGATGATCCTGGCAGGTGTGCTGCTGAAAATGGGTGGCTATGGGCTAATCCGTTTGAATATGGAGCTTCTGCCCAACGCTCACGTCTATTTCGCTCCGGTTCTGGCTATCCTTGGTGCAGTCAACATCGTCTACGGTGCGCTCAATTCCTTCGGGCAGACGAACATGAAACGTCGCCTCGCCTACTCCTCCATTTCCCACATGGGCTTTGTGTTGCTAGGCATTGCTTCCTTCACCGATATCGGCGTGAGCGGCGCAATGCTGCAAATGATTTCCCACGGGCTGATTGCTTCGATGCTGTTCTTCCTGGCCGGCGTAACCTACGACCGCACCCACACCATGATGATGGACAAGATGGGCGGCATCGGACAGGTGATGCCTCGCGTGTTTGCCCTATTCACGGCTGGCGCAATGGCTTCGCTGGCGCTGCCCGGAATGAGCGGATTTGCTGGAGAAATCGCCGTGTTCATGGGCATGACGACGAGCGATGTCTACGGTTCTACCTTCCGCACGGTAACGGTGTTTCTCTCCGCAGTCGGCCTAATCCTTACGCCAATCTATTTACTGTCAATGCTACGTCAGGTCTTTTTTGGCACGAGCGCCGAGCTAA
The Thermoleptolyngbya sichuanensis A183 DNA segment above includes these coding regions:
- a CDS encoding NAD(P)H-quinone oxidoreductase subunit 4, with product MTDFPWLTSIVLLPLAAALLIPLLPDKDGRIVRWYALAVGLADFVLMCFAFWTHYDPTVADFQMVETFRWMSQLGLSWTVSVDGLSVPLVLLAGFVTTLSMFAAWGVDRRPRLFYALMLVLYAAQVGVFVAQDLLLFFIMWEVELIPVYLLVCIWGGQNRRYAAMKFLMYTAIASIFILVAGLAMAFSGDTTTFDIAALRLKDFSLPMELLLYAGLLISFGVKLAIFPMHTWLPDAHGEASSPVSMILAGVLLKMGGYGLIRLNMELLPNAHVYFAPVLAILGAVNIVYGALNSFGQTNMKRRLAYSSISHMGFVLLGIASFTDIGVSGAMLQMISHGLIASMLFFLAGVTYDRTHTMMMDKMGGIGQVMPRVFALFTAGAMASLALPGMSGFAGEIAVFMGMTTSDVYGSTFRTVTVFLSAVGLILTPIYLLSMLRQVFFGTSAELMCDVVPSCDLGDFEMKRQGNEEAACFGTNCVLPADAKFEDAKPRELFIAVCFLALIVAIGLYPKPAMQMYDAKTVAVNAQMQTSYQQFALTHSSTYAGGLLDGVVSSAKAPVLGVVE